In Osmerus mordax isolate fOsmMor3 chromosome 24, fOsmMor3.pri, whole genome shotgun sequence, the following are encoded in one genomic region:
- the LOC136932575 gene encoding membrane-associated phosphatidylinositol transfer protein 2-like isoform X1 (The sequence of the model RefSeq protein was modified relative to this genomic sequence to represent the inferred CDS: added 100 bases not found in genome assembly) gives MQSIARDSDDSSEEEFFDAHEGFSDNEDVFPKEISKWNSNDLMDKIEASDADEASGELYKDVTGDYERGASEDRLDEDGSSQQCSQPSKIHVLILVLHGGNILDTGVGEPSSKQCDVNTLSAAFHAVMRVHYPAALGRVAVRLVPCPAICADAFSLVSNLSPYSYDEGCLSNSQDHIPLAALPLLATSSPHYQDAVATVILRANQVYSDFLRSLEGASFTGQVCVIGDCVGGILGFDALCSSNQTVCESQNSSRRGSLVSVQDQDLLSPGIVISSGLGSTSPSLEGSRHLSRSNIDIPRCGGADEPRRPLPRKRSDSSYELDTIKQHQAFLSSLHSSVLRSDATSRRSSSSTMLDGSSLGKFDFEVADFFLFGSPLGLVLALRKTVVPSLDVALLRPACQQVYNLFHPADPSASRLEPLLEKKFHLLPPFSVPRYQRFPLGDGHSALLVETVQSNPQLLPDSGTPLFLRCQETISETCIPVPVLNWQESSLKPTPANLESDVVQSHGGVFMDSSYPSSPITGPQSRGLRRASEASIASQASGMADSYTATNIANTQTCQTNQSKKVSLLSQLALSSQNKFFLRSPPKSRRNAGPAPPPGPREPGTRRKQQPDPDLDAGSETNGRLSPWGTDEPCLSAGLENAMCDLISLDSQTEVDEVAARWWGTKRMDFALYCPDALTAFPTVALPHLFHASYWESTDVVSFLLRQVMRHDNSSILELDGKEVSEFTPSKPREKWLRKRTHVKIRNVTANHRMSDAVFTEGNQQVLTGRFMYGPLDMVTLTGEKVDLHIMTQPPSGDWVFFDTELTNSSGRVSFILPEGRKLGIGVYPVKMVVRGDHTFADSYLTVLPNGTEFVVFSIDGSFAASVSIMGSDPKVRAGAVDVVRHWQDLGYLIIYVTGRPDMQKQRVVAWLSQHNFPHGIVSFCDGLVHDPLRHKANFLKSLTEAHMKIIAGYGSTKDISVYTAIGLTSSQIYIVGRPSKKMQHQCQFITEGYATHLSQLEYTHRSRPAKTSSARMVLRKGSFGLGTNSDYLRKRNHLLRTISAQPAPTSPTGAAHGRPERTQSQSDTERVERERPERSHGQGPAQRSMSMAASCFGRSGSTKLEPGAFNLK, from the exons TTTCCAAATGGAATTCCAATGACCTCATGGACAAGATCGAGGCATCGGATGCAGATGAGGCCTCTG GTGAGCTGTACAAAGACGTGACGGGAGATTACGAGAGAGGTGCCAGTGAGGACCGACTGGATGAG gaTGGCTCCTCCCAGCAGTGCTCTCAGCCCTCCAAAATCCACGTCCTGATCTTGGTGCTGCACGGGGGCAACATCCTGGATACGGGCGTCGGGGAGCCGAGCAGCAAGCAGTGCGACGTCAACACCCTGAGCGCTGCATTCCACGCCGTGATGCGCGTGCACTACCCTGCAGCCCTGGGCCGCGTGGCCGTGCGCCTGGTGCCCTGCCCTGCCATCTGCGCCGACGCCTTCTCCCTGGTGTCCAA ccTGAGCCCCTACAGCTACGACGAGGGCTGTCTCTCCAACAGCCAGGACCACATCCCCCTGGCCGCCCTGCCCCTCCtcgccacctcctcccctcactacCAGGACGCCGTGGCAACCGTCATCCTCCGAGCCAATCAGGTGTACTCGGACTTCCTGCGATCACTGGAGGGGGCCTCCTTCACCGGCCAG gtgtgtgtgatcgGGGACTGTGTGGGGGGAATCCTGGGTTTTGACGCTCTGTGCAGCAGCAATCAGACGGTGTGTGAAAGCCAGAACAGCAGCCGCAGGGGCAGCCTGGTGAGCGTGCAG GACCAGGACCTGCTGTCCCCTGGCATCGTGATCAGCAGTGGGCTGGGCTCCACCTCGCCCTCCCTGGAGGGCAGCCGGCACCTGAGCCGCAGCAACATCGACATCCCGCGCTGCGGGGGCGCCGACGAGCCCCGCAGGCCGCTTCCCCGCAAGAGGAGCGACTCGTCCTACGAGCTGGACACCATCAAGCAGCACCAGGCCttcctgtccag CCTGCACTCCAGCGTGCTGCGGAGCGACGCGACGTCTCGCAggtccagcagcagcaccatgtTGGATGGGAGCTCACTGGGGAAGTTCGACTTCGAGGTGGCCGACTTCTTCCTGTTCGGCTCCCCACTGGGCCTGGTGCTGGCGCTGAGGAAGACCGTCGTCCCCTCTCTGGACG TGGCTCTGCTGAGGCCGGCCTGCCAGCAGGTGTACAACCTGTTCCACCCTGCCGACCCCTCTGCCTCCCGTCTGGAGCCcctcctggagaagaagttccACCTGCTGCCCCCCTTCAGCGTGCCCCGCTACCAGCGCTTTCCCCTGGGGGACGGGCACTCTGCCCTGCTGG TGGAGACAGTCCAGAGCAACCCTCAGCTCCTGCCTGACAGCGGGACGCCCCTGTTCCTGCGCTGCCAGGAGACCATCAGTGAGACGTGCATCCCCGTGCCCGTGTTAAACTGGCAGGAGAGCTCCCTCAAGCCCACACCAGCCAacctggagt CGGATGTTGTTCAGTCTCATGGTGGTGTCTTCATGGACAGTTcgtacccctcctcccccataacGGGGCCCCAGTCTCGGGGTCTGCGGAGGGCCAGTGAGGCCAGCATTGCCAGCCAGGCCTCAGGAATGGCAGACAGTTACACTGCCACCAACATAGCCAACA CACAAACGTGCCAAACTAACCAGTCAAAAAAGGTCAGCCTTTTGTCCCAGCTGGCCCTGTCCTCACAAAATAAGTTCTTCCTGAGAAGTCCACCCAAGTCCCGCAGGAACGCCGgcccggccccgcccccgggCCCTCGGGAGCCTGGCACCAGGCGCAAGCAGCAGCCCGACCCAGACCTGGACGCTGGCTCCGAGACTAACGGACGTCTGAGCCCGTGGGGCACAGACGAGCCGTGcctctctgcagggctggagaaCGCCATGTGTGACCTGATCTCTCTGGACTCCCAGACCGAAGTGGACGAAG TCGCAGCCCGCTGGTGGGGCACAAAAAGGATGGACTTTGCCCTCTACTGCCCCGACGCGCTGACGGCGTTCCCCACCGTGGCGCTGCCTCACCTGTTCCATGCCTCCTACTGGGAGTCCACTGACGTGGTCTCCTTCCTGCTGCGACAG GTGATGAGACACGATAACTCCAGCATCCTGGAGCTGGATGGCAAGGAGGTGTCAGAGTTCACCCCGTCCAAACCCAGGGAGAAGTGGCTCCGCAAGAGGACCCACGTCAAGATCAGG AACGTGACAGCCAACCACCGCATGAGTGATGCAGTGTTCACAGAGGGCAACCAGCAGGTGTTGACAGGACGCTTTATGTACGGACCCCTCGACATGGTCACCCTGACTGGGGAGAAG GTGGATCTCCACATCATGACTCAGCCTCCGTCCGGAGACTGGGTCTTCTTCGACACGGAGCTGACCAATAGCAGCGGCCGGGTGTCCTTCATCCTCCCAGAGGGAAGGAAGCTGGGAATCGGAGTCTACCCTGTGAAAATGGTGGTCAG aggGGACCACACATTTGCAGACAGCTACCTGACGGTGCTTCCCAACGGAACAGAGTTTGTGGTGTTCAGCATCGACGGCTCGTTCGCTGCCAGTGTCTCGATCATGGGGAGTGACCCCAAGGTGCGCGCAGGAGCCGTGGACGTGGTCAG acacTGGCAGGACCTGGGCTACCTCATCATCTACGTGACGGGCCGTCCAGACATGCAGAAGCAGCGGGTGGTGGCCTGGCTCTCTCAGCACAACTTCCCCCACGGCATCGTGTCCTTCTGCGACGGCCTGGTCCACGACCCCCTCCGCCACAAGGCTAACTTTCTCAAGTCCCTCACAGAG GCGCACATGAAGATCATCGCAGGCTACGGTTCGACTAAAGACATCTCCGTCTACACGGCCATCGGTCTCACTTCCTCACAGATCTACATCGTTGGCCGGCCGTCCAAGAAGATGCAACATCAGTGCCAG TTCATCACGGAGGGCTACGCCACCCACCTGTCTCAGCTGGAGTACACCCACCGCTCCCGGCCCGCCAAGACCAGCAGCGCCCGCATGGTCCTGCGGAAAGGCAGCTTCGGCCTGGGCACCAACAGCGACTACCTGCGCAAGCGGAACCACCTGCTGCGCACCATCTCCGCCCAGCCAGCCCCAACCTCGCCCACGGGCGCGGCTCACGGGCGGCCGGAGCGCACGCAGAGCCAGTCGGACACGGAGCGTGTGGAGCGGGAGCGGCCTGAGAGGAGCCACGGGCAGGGACCCGCCCAGCGCAGCATGAGCATGGCGGCCAGCTGCTTCGGACGCAGCGGCAGCACCAAGCTGGAGCCTGGAGCTTTCAACCTGAaatag
- the LOC136932575 gene encoding membrane-associated phosphatidylinositol transfer protein 2-like isoform X4 (The sequence of the model RefSeq protein was modified relative to this genomic sequence to represent the inferred CDS: added 100 bases not found in genome assembly), which translates to MQSIARDSDDSSEEEFFDAHEGFSDNEDVFPKEISKWNSNDLMDKIEASDADEASGELYKDVTGDYERGASEDRLDEDGSSQQCSQPSKIHVLILVLHGGNILDTGVGEPSSKQCDVNTLSAAFHAVMRVHYPAALGRVAVRLVPCPAICADAFSLVSNLSPYSYDEGCLSNSQDHIPLAALPLLATSSPHYQDAVATVILRANQVYSDFLRSLEGASFTGQVCVIGDCVGGILGFDALCSSNQTVCESQNSSRRGSLVSVQDQDLLSPGIVISSGLGSTSPSLEGSRHLSRSNIDIPRCGGADEPRRPLPRKRSDSSYELDTIKQHQAFLSSLHSSVLRSDATSRRSSSSTMLDGSSLGKFDFEVADFFLFGSPLGLVLALRKTVVPSLDVALLRPACQQVYNLFHPADPSASRLEPLLEKKFHLLPPFSVPRYQRFPLGDGHSALLAQTCQTNQSKKVSLLSQLALSSQNKFFLRSPPKSRRNAGPAPPPGPREPGTRRKQQPDPDLDAGSETNGRLSPWGTDEPCLSAGLENAMCDLISLDSQTEVDEVAARWWGTKRMDFALYCPDALTAFPTVALPHLFHASYWESTDVVSFLLRQVMRHDNSSILELDGKEVSEFTPSKPREKWLRKRTHVKIRNVTANHRMSDAVFTEGNQQVLTGRFMYGPLDMVTLTGEKVDLHIMTQPPSGDWVFFDTELTNSSGRVSFILPEGRKLGIGVYPVKMVVRGDHTFADSYLTVLPNGTEFVVFSIDGSFAASVSIMGSDPKVRAGAVDVVRHWQDLGYLIIYVTGRPDMQKQRVVAWLSQHNFPHGIVSFCDGLVHDPLRHKANFLKSLTEAHMKIIAGYGSTKDISVYTAIGLTSSQIYIVGRPSKKMQHQCQFITEGYATHLSQLEYTHRSRPAKTSSARMVLRKGSFGLGTNSDYLRKRNHLLRTISAQPAPTSPTGAAHGRPERTQSQSDTERVERERPERSHGQGPAQRSMSMAASCFGRSGSTKLEPGAFNLK; encoded by the exons TTTCCAAATGGAATTCCAATGACCTCATGGACAAGATCGAGGCATCGGATGCAGATGAGGCCTCTG GTGAGCTGTACAAAGACGTGACGGGAGATTACGAGAGAGGTGCCAGTGAGGACCGACTGGATGAG gaTGGCTCCTCCCAGCAGTGCTCTCAGCCCTCCAAAATCCACGTCCTGATCTTGGTGCTGCACGGGGGCAACATCCTGGATACGGGCGTCGGGGAGCCGAGCAGCAAGCAGTGCGACGTCAACACCCTGAGCGCTGCATTCCACGCCGTGATGCGCGTGCACTACCCTGCAGCCCTGGGCCGCGTGGCCGTGCGCCTGGTGCCCTGCCCTGCCATCTGCGCCGACGCCTTCTCCCTGGTGTCCAA ccTGAGCCCCTACAGCTACGACGAGGGCTGTCTCTCCAACAGCCAGGACCACATCCCCCTGGCCGCCCTGCCCCTCCtcgccacctcctcccctcactacCAGGACGCCGTGGCAACCGTCATCCTCCGAGCCAATCAGGTGTACTCGGACTTCCTGCGATCACTGGAGGGGGCCTCCTTCACCGGCCAG gtgtgtgtgatcgGGGACTGTGTGGGGGGAATCCTGGGTTTTGACGCTCTGTGCAGCAGCAATCAGACGGTGTGTGAAAGCCAGAACAGCAGCCGCAGGGGCAGCCTGGTGAGCGTGCAG GACCAGGACCTGCTGTCCCCTGGCATCGTGATCAGCAGTGGGCTGGGCTCCACCTCGCCCTCCCTGGAGGGCAGCCGGCACCTGAGCCGCAGCAACATCGACATCCCGCGCTGCGGGGGCGCCGACGAGCCCCGCAGGCCGCTTCCCCGCAAGAGGAGCGACTCGTCCTACGAGCTGGACACCATCAAGCAGCACCAGGCCttcctgtccag CCTGCACTCCAGCGTGCTGCGGAGCGACGCGACGTCTCGCAggtccagcagcagcaccatgtTGGATGGGAGCTCACTGGGGAAGTTCGACTTCGAGGTGGCCGACTTCTTCCTGTTCGGCTCCCCACTGGGCCTGGTGCTGGCGCTGAGGAAGACCGTCGTCCCCTCTCTGGACG TGGCTCTGCTGAGGCCGGCCTGCCAGCAGGTGTACAACCTGTTCCACCCTGCCGACCCCTCTGCCTCCCGTCTGGAGCCcctcctggagaagaagttccACCTGCTGCCCCCCTTCAGCGTGCCCCGCTACCAGCGCTTTCCCCTGGGGGACGGGCACTCTGCCCTGCTGG CACAAACGTGCCAAACTAACCAGTCAAAAAAGGTCAGCCTTTTGTCCCAGCTGGCCCTGTCCTCACAAAATAAGTTCTTCCTGAGAAGTCCACCCAAGTCCCGCAGGAACGCCGgcccggccccgcccccgggCCCTCGGGAGCCTGGCACCAGGCGCAAGCAGCAGCCCGACCCAGACCTGGACGCTGGCTCCGAGACTAACGGACGTCTGAGCCCGTGGGGCACAGACGAGCCGTGcctctctgcagggctggagaaCGCCATGTGTGACCTGATCTCTCTGGACTCCCAGACCGAAGTGGACGAAG TCGCAGCCCGCTGGTGGGGCACAAAAAGGATGGACTTTGCCCTCTACTGCCCCGACGCGCTGACGGCGTTCCCCACCGTGGCGCTGCCTCACCTGTTCCATGCCTCCTACTGGGAGTCCACTGACGTGGTCTCCTTCCTGCTGCGACAG GTGATGAGACACGATAACTCCAGCATCCTGGAGCTGGATGGCAAGGAGGTGTCAGAGTTCACCCCGTCCAAACCCAGGGAGAAGTGGCTCCGCAAGAGGACCCACGTCAAGATCAGG AACGTGACAGCCAACCACCGCATGAGTGATGCAGTGTTCACAGAGGGCAACCAGCAGGTGTTGACAGGACGCTTTATGTACGGACCCCTCGACATGGTCACCCTGACTGGGGAGAAG GTGGATCTCCACATCATGACTCAGCCTCCGTCCGGAGACTGGGTCTTCTTCGACACGGAGCTGACCAATAGCAGCGGCCGGGTGTCCTTCATCCTCCCAGAGGGAAGGAAGCTGGGAATCGGAGTCTACCCTGTGAAAATGGTGGTCAG aggGGACCACACATTTGCAGACAGCTACCTGACGGTGCTTCCCAACGGAACAGAGTTTGTGGTGTTCAGCATCGACGGCTCGTTCGCTGCCAGTGTCTCGATCATGGGGAGTGACCCCAAGGTGCGCGCAGGAGCCGTGGACGTGGTCAG acacTGGCAGGACCTGGGCTACCTCATCATCTACGTGACGGGCCGTCCAGACATGCAGAAGCAGCGGGTGGTGGCCTGGCTCTCTCAGCACAACTTCCCCCACGGCATCGTGTCCTTCTGCGACGGCCTGGTCCACGACCCCCTCCGCCACAAGGCTAACTTTCTCAAGTCCCTCACAGAG GCGCACATGAAGATCATCGCAGGCTACGGTTCGACTAAAGACATCTCCGTCTACACGGCCATCGGTCTCACTTCCTCACAGATCTACATCGTTGGCCGGCCGTCCAAGAAGATGCAACATCAGTGCCAG TTCATCACGGAGGGCTACGCCACCCACCTGTCTCAGCTGGAGTACACCCACCGCTCCCGGCCCGCCAAGACCAGCAGCGCCCGCATGGTCCTGCGGAAAGGCAGCTTCGGCCTGGGCACCAACAGCGACTACCTGCGCAAGCGGAACCACCTGCTGCGCACCATCTCCGCCCAGCCAGCCCCAACCTCGCCCACGGGCGCGGCTCACGGGCGGCCGGAGCGCACGCAGAGCCAGTCGGACACGGAGCGTGTGGAGCGGGAGCGGCCTGAGAGGAGCCACGGGCAGGGACCCGCCCAGCGCAGCATGAGCATGGCGGCCAGCTGCTTCGGACGCAGCGGCAGCACCAAGCTGGAGCCTGGAGCTTTCAACCTGAaatag
- the LOC136932575 gene encoding membrane-associated phosphatidylinositol transfer protein 2-like isoform X2 (The sequence of the model RefSeq protein was modified relative to this genomic sequence to represent the inferred CDS: added 100 bases not found in genome assembly), with translation MQSIARDSDDSSEEEFFDAHEGFSDNEDVFPKEISKWNSNDLMDKIEASDADEASGELYKDVTGDYERGASEDRLDEDGSSQQCSQPSKIHVLILVLHGGNILDTGVGEPSSKQCDVNTLSAAFHAVMRVHYPAALGRVAVRLVPCPAICADAFSLVSNLSPYSYDEGCLSNSQDHIPLAALPLLATSSPHYQDAVATVILRANQVYSDFLRSLEGASFTGQVCVIGDCVGGILGFDALCSSNQTVCESQNSSRRGSLVSVQDQDLLSPGIVISSGLGSTSPSLEGSRHLSRSNIDIPRCGGADEPRRPLPRKRSDSSYELDTIKQHQAFLSSLHSSVLRSDATSRRSSSSTMLDGSSLGKFDFEVADFFLFGSPLGLVLALRKTVVPSLDVALLRPACQQVYNLFHPADPSASRLEPLLEKKFHLLPPFSVPRYQRFPLGDGHSALLADVVQSHGGVFMDSSYPSSPITGPQSRGLRRASEASIASQASGMADSYTATNIANTQTCQTNQSKKVSLLSQLALSSQNKFFLRSPPKSRRNAGPAPPPGPREPGTRRKQQPDPDLDAGSETNGRLSPWGTDEPCLSAGLENAMCDLISLDSQTEVDEVAARWWGTKRMDFALYCPDALTAFPTVALPHLFHASYWESTDVVSFLLRQVMRHDNSSILELDGKEVSEFTPSKPREKWLRKRTHVKIRNVTANHRMSDAVFTEGNQQVLTGRFMYGPLDMVTLTGEKVDLHIMTQPPSGDWVFFDTELTNSSGRVSFILPEGRKLGIGVYPVKMVVRGDHTFADSYLTVLPNGTEFVVFSIDGSFAASVSIMGSDPKVRAGAVDVVRHWQDLGYLIIYVTGRPDMQKQRVVAWLSQHNFPHGIVSFCDGLVHDPLRHKANFLKSLTEAHMKIIAGYGSTKDISVYTAIGLTSSQIYIVGRPSKKMQHQCQFITEGYATHLSQLEYTHRSRPAKTSSARMVLRKGSFGLGTNSDYLRKRNHLLRTISAQPAPTSPTGAAHGRPERTQSQSDTERVERERPERSHGQGPAQRSMSMAASCFGRSGSTKLEPGAFNLK, from the exons TTTCCAAATGGAATTCCAATGACCTCATGGACAAGATCGAGGCATCGGATGCAGATGAGGCCTCTG GTGAGCTGTACAAAGACGTGACGGGAGATTACGAGAGAGGTGCCAGTGAGGACCGACTGGATGAG gaTGGCTCCTCCCAGCAGTGCTCTCAGCCCTCCAAAATCCACGTCCTGATCTTGGTGCTGCACGGGGGCAACATCCTGGATACGGGCGTCGGGGAGCCGAGCAGCAAGCAGTGCGACGTCAACACCCTGAGCGCTGCATTCCACGCCGTGATGCGCGTGCACTACCCTGCAGCCCTGGGCCGCGTGGCCGTGCGCCTGGTGCCCTGCCCTGCCATCTGCGCCGACGCCTTCTCCCTGGTGTCCAA ccTGAGCCCCTACAGCTACGACGAGGGCTGTCTCTCCAACAGCCAGGACCACATCCCCCTGGCCGCCCTGCCCCTCCtcgccacctcctcccctcactacCAGGACGCCGTGGCAACCGTCATCCTCCGAGCCAATCAGGTGTACTCGGACTTCCTGCGATCACTGGAGGGGGCCTCCTTCACCGGCCAG gtgtgtgtgatcgGGGACTGTGTGGGGGGAATCCTGGGTTTTGACGCTCTGTGCAGCAGCAATCAGACGGTGTGTGAAAGCCAGAACAGCAGCCGCAGGGGCAGCCTGGTGAGCGTGCAG GACCAGGACCTGCTGTCCCCTGGCATCGTGATCAGCAGTGGGCTGGGCTCCACCTCGCCCTCCCTGGAGGGCAGCCGGCACCTGAGCCGCAGCAACATCGACATCCCGCGCTGCGGGGGCGCCGACGAGCCCCGCAGGCCGCTTCCCCGCAAGAGGAGCGACTCGTCCTACGAGCTGGACACCATCAAGCAGCACCAGGCCttcctgtccag CCTGCACTCCAGCGTGCTGCGGAGCGACGCGACGTCTCGCAggtccagcagcagcaccatgtTGGATGGGAGCTCACTGGGGAAGTTCGACTTCGAGGTGGCCGACTTCTTCCTGTTCGGCTCCCCACTGGGCCTGGTGCTGGCGCTGAGGAAGACCGTCGTCCCCTCTCTGGACG TGGCTCTGCTGAGGCCGGCCTGCCAGCAGGTGTACAACCTGTTCCACCCTGCCGACCCCTCTGCCTCCCGTCTGGAGCCcctcctggagaagaagttccACCTGCTGCCCCCCTTCAGCGTGCCCCGCTACCAGCGCTTTCCCCTGGGGGACGGGCACTCTGCCCTGCTGG CGGATGTTGTTCAGTCTCATGGTGGTGTCTTCATGGACAGTTcgtacccctcctcccccataacGGGGCCCCAGTCTCGGGGTCTGCGGAGGGCCAGTGAGGCCAGCATTGCCAGCCAGGCCTCAGGAATGGCAGACAGTTACACTGCCACCAACATAGCCAACA CACAAACGTGCCAAACTAACCAGTCAAAAAAGGTCAGCCTTTTGTCCCAGCTGGCCCTGTCCTCACAAAATAAGTTCTTCCTGAGAAGTCCACCCAAGTCCCGCAGGAACGCCGgcccggccccgcccccgggCCCTCGGGAGCCTGGCACCAGGCGCAAGCAGCAGCCCGACCCAGACCTGGACGCTGGCTCCGAGACTAACGGACGTCTGAGCCCGTGGGGCACAGACGAGCCGTGcctctctgcagggctggagaaCGCCATGTGTGACCTGATCTCTCTGGACTCCCAGACCGAAGTGGACGAAG TCGCAGCCCGCTGGTGGGGCACAAAAAGGATGGACTTTGCCCTCTACTGCCCCGACGCGCTGACGGCGTTCCCCACCGTGGCGCTGCCTCACCTGTTCCATGCCTCCTACTGGGAGTCCACTGACGTGGTCTCCTTCCTGCTGCGACAG GTGATGAGACACGATAACTCCAGCATCCTGGAGCTGGATGGCAAGGAGGTGTCAGAGTTCACCCCGTCCAAACCCAGGGAGAAGTGGCTCCGCAAGAGGACCCACGTCAAGATCAGG AACGTGACAGCCAACCACCGCATGAGTGATGCAGTGTTCACAGAGGGCAACCAGCAGGTGTTGACAGGACGCTTTATGTACGGACCCCTCGACATGGTCACCCTGACTGGGGAGAAG GTGGATCTCCACATCATGACTCAGCCTCCGTCCGGAGACTGGGTCTTCTTCGACACGGAGCTGACCAATAGCAGCGGCCGGGTGTCCTTCATCCTCCCAGAGGGAAGGAAGCTGGGAATCGGAGTCTACCCTGTGAAAATGGTGGTCAG aggGGACCACACATTTGCAGACAGCTACCTGACGGTGCTTCCCAACGGAACAGAGTTTGTGGTGTTCAGCATCGACGGCTCGTTCGCTGCCAGTGTCTCGATCATGGGGAGTGACCCCAAGGTGCGCGCAGGAGCCGTGGACGTGGTCAG acacTGGCAGGACCTGGGCTACCTCATCATCTACGTGACGGGCCGTCCAGACATGCAGAAGCAGCGGGTGGTGGCCTGGCTCTCTCAGCACAACTTCCCCCACGGCATCGTGTCCTTCTGCGACGGCCTGGTCCACGACCCCCTCCGCCACAAGGCTAACTTTCTCAAGTCCCTCACAGAG GCGCACATGAAGATCATCGCAGGCTACGGTTCGACTAAAGACATCTCCGTCTACACGGCCATCGGTCTCACTTCCTCACAGATCTACATCGTTGGCCGGCCGTCCAAGAAGATGCAACATCAGTGCCAG TTCATCACGGAGGGCTACGCCACCCACCTGTCTCAGCTGGAGTACACCCACCGCTCCCGGCCCGCCAAGACCAGCAGCGCCCGCATGGTCCTGCGGAAAGGCAGCTTCGGCCTGGGCACCAACAGCGACTACCTGCGCAAGCGGAACCACCTGCTGCGCACCATCTCCGCCCAGCCAGCCCCAACCTCGCCCACGGGCGCGGCTCACGGGCGGCCGGAGCGCACGCAGAGCCAGTCGGACACGGAGCGTGTGGAGCGGGAGCGGCCTGAGAGGAGCCACGGGCAGGGACCCGCCCAGCGCAGCATGAGCATGGCGGCCAGCTGCTTCGGACGCAGCGGCAGCACCAAGCTGGAGCCTGGAGCTTTCAACCTGAaatag